One window of Thioflexithrix psekupsensis genomic DNA carries:
- a CDS encoding DNA cytosine methyltransferase has translation MILLMKKEHGNRKISHESRLSKLSAEEGLIDSIHEINKPRFDPDLLMPQLESNGLTAISLFSGGGGLDLGFLRAGYQHIASYELILICKDTLTTNLESTNIYCGPDEGDVRK, from the coding sequence ATGATATTACTGATGAAAAAAGAGCATGGTAATAGGAAAATATCTCATGAATCACGCCTATCTAAACTTTCTGCCGAAGAAGGACTTATTGATAGTATACATGAAATAAATAAACCACGATTTGACCCTGATTTATTAATGCCTCAATTAGAATCCAATGGTTTAACGGCAATCAGTCTGTTTAGTGGTGGCGGTGGTTTAGATTTAGGCTTTCTTAGAGCAGGCTACCAACACATAGCCTCTTATGAACTTATACTGATATGTAAAGATACATTAACTACCAATCTTGAATCTACAAATATATATTGTGGCCCAGACGAAGGTGATGTGAGAAAGTGA